A single region of the Pyricularia oryzae 70-15 chromosome 4, whole genome shotgun sequence genome encodes:
- a CDS encoding uracil-DNA glycosylase, which translates to MSTLKRKANGPLSASDAKKPKQNASITSFFAAPKTTPASGATTSSSPSSTAAPAASAPAHPPAVSFNKQKWVEKLTNEQRELLKLEIDTLDESWLALLKDEITTKEFLDLKRFLDREANAGKKVFPPREDVYSWSRHTPFHTVKVVILGQDPYHNINQAHGLAFSVRPPTKAPPSLKNMYICLKNDYPEFTPPPNNSGLLTPWAQRGVLMLNTCLTVRAHEANSHANRGWEKFTQKIIELVAGRRSRGVVFMAWGSPAAKRVIKVDQKKHLVLKAVHPSPLSASRGFFDCGHFRKANEWLVQRYGDGEEIDWSLTEGVSLLPKPKVEVVKAAPEAKKVKKDEEEFDFDEGEELEALEELRKIEDNKKPEVPAPLTAKPGVEVKGDENKNPSTATA; encoded by the exons ATGTCCACCCTCAAGCGCAAGGCCAATGGACCGCTGTCAGCTTCAGATGCCAAGAAACCCAAACAGAACGCCAGCATCACATCATTCTTTGCCGCACCTAAGACCACACCGGCCAGCGGCGCCACCACATCTAGCAGCCCAAGTTCTACAGCGGCGCCAGCAGCCTCAGCTCCAGCCCATCCACCGGCTGTCAGTTTCAACAAGCAGAAATGGGTGGAGAAGCTTACCAACGAGCAGAGGGAGCTGCTAAAGCTGGAGATTGACACTTTGGACGAGAGCTGGCTTGCGTTGCTCAAGGACGAGATTACCACAAAGGAGTTTCTTGACCTGAAAAGGTTCCTAGACAGGGAAGCGAATGCGGGCAAGAAGGTGTTTCCACCAAGAGAAGATGTCTACTCATG GTCCCGCCATACGCCCTTCCACACAGTCAAGGTCGTAATACTTGGCCAAGATCCTTACCACAATATCAATCAGGCCCATGGGCTTGCCTTCTCAGTGCGACCACCGACTAAGGCACCACCATCTCTCAAAAACATGTACATTTGCCTCAAGAACGACTACCCTGAATTCACGCCGCCGCCCAACAACTCGGGCCTGCTAACGCCCTGGGCCCAGCGCGGCGTGCTGATGCTCAACACATGCCTTACGGTCCGGGCGCATGAGGCCAATTCGCACGCAAACCGGGGCTGGGAGAAGTTTACGCAAAAGATCATCGAGCTCGTGGCGGGTCGTCGCAGCAGGGGCGTTGTATTCATGGCTTGGGGTAGCCCCGCAGCTAAGAGGGTGATCAAGGTCGACCAGAAGAAGCACTTGGTGCTCAAAGCGGTGCACCCGAGCCCATTGAGCGCGTCAAGGGGATTCTTTGACTGCGGTCACTTTAGAAAAGCCAACGAGTGGTTGGTGCAGAGGTATGGGGACGGGGAGGAGATCGACTGGAGCCTAACGGAGGGAGTCAGCCTCTTGCCCAAGCCAAAGGTCGAGGTGGTCAAGGCGGCACCCGAGGCAAAGAAAGTCAAGAAAGATGAGGAGGAGTTTGACTTTGACGAAGGGGAAGAGCTTGAGGCGCTGGAGGAGTTGCGAAAGATCGAAGACAACAAGAAGCCCGAAGTTCCAGCACCTTTGACTGCGAAGCCAGGGGTCGAGGTCAAAGGAGACGAGAATAAGAATCCTTCTACGGCTACAGCATGA
- a CDS encoding solute carrier family 25 member 40, with protein sequence MASLASAPSSQIIHNPADHENGTKSITLEKMVSGAEQAAPLPLPTGVAGGLSAGDEPVEITAVQKMVSAISGSLLTGLLVTPLDVVRVRLQSQTIAKPESSVKAYKLPLTSTSAFRPPANIGVTACCREVFFMNNNAQFCVVGGHTEPSSSRAAALECAVEQTQQRTYNSTIDGLRKIARNEGATALWRGLSPTLLMAVPGNIIYFTGYEWLRFNRESPIVKVVKEDYSPLVAGSVARILAAGAVSPIELFRTRLQASHGSSAAGHLADTFRGIREMVGLQGYRSLWRGLTLTLWRDVPFSGMYWWGYEFIRGNLTDARERGRGQTRDADESRGRARRRSQSRENHAETFVDSFVAGASSGAFASVATMPFDVGKTRTQVYQSNGGLSKSAKAIAPEERSMVQLLWHIFRTEGAAGLFKGWIPRTLKVAPACAIMISSYEVGKRSFRSMNERKLRQEMELKQS encoded by the exons ATGGcgtccttggcctcggctCCTTCATCGCAAATTATTCACAACCCAGCAGACCACGAAAATGGCACAAAGTCCATCACTTTAGAAAAGATGGTATCGGGTGCGGAGCAGGCGGCGCCTTTGCCGTTACCAACCGGCGTAGCGGGCGGTCTGTCTGCAGGCGATGAGCCTGTCGAGATCACTGCTGTTCAGAAAATGGTGTCGGCCATTTCTGGCAGCTTATTGACCGGGCTTTTAG TTACGCCCTTGGATGTCGTTCGTGTGCGGCTACAGTCGCAAACCATCGCCAAGCCTGAATCATCGGTTAAAGCTTACAAACTACCGCTCACCTCCACAAGCGCATTCCGCCCGCCTGCTAATATAGGCGTCACGGCGTGCTGTCGCGAAGTTTTTTTCATGAACAACAATGCCCAGTTCTGCGTTGTTGGTGGTCACACAGAGCCCAGCAGCTCCAGGGCTGCCGCTTTGGAATGCGCAGTGGAGCAGACACAACAAAGAACATACAACTCGACTATAGATGGCCTTAGGAAAATCGCCCGCAATGAAGGCGCAACTGCTCTGTGGCGAGGTCTATCCCCGACACTTCTCATGGCGGTTCCGGGCAACATTATATATTTTACTGGTTACGAATGGCTCAGATTTAACAGGGAAAGCCCCATCGTCAAAGTCGTCAAGGAGGACTATTCACCCTTGGTCGCCGGTAGTGTGGCAAGGATATTAGCAGCAGGGGCCGTCAGCCCCATCGAGCTATTCAGAACTCGACTCCAGGCCTCTCACGGCTCTTCAGCGGCAGGCCATCTGGCCGACACTTTCCGAGGTATCCGCGAGATGGTTGGGCTCCAGGGCTACCGGTCACTATGGCGTGGCTTAACTCTTACTTTGTGGCGGGATGTGCCCTTCTCCGGCATGTATTGGTGGGGCTACGAGTTCATCAGAGGCAACCTTACCGATGCCCGCGAGCGAGGGAGGGGTCAGACGCGCGATGCCGACGAGTCTCGGGGGCGTGCCCGGAGAAGGTCACAGAGCCGTGAGAACCACGCCGAGACGTTCGTGGACAGCTTTGTTGCTGGCGCAAGCTCCGGCGCGTTTGCATCGGTGGCAACAATGCCTTTCGATGTTGGAAAAACGCGCACTCAAGTGTACCAGAGCAATGGCGGCTTGTCCAAGTCTGCCAAGGCTATAGCACCCGAGGAGCGGAGTATGGTGCAATTGTTGTGGCATATCTTCCGGACTGAGGGAGCAGCCGGGCTGTTCAAAGGTTGGATTCCAAGGACGCTCAAGGTGGCACCCGCCTGCGCCATCATGATCAGCAGCTATGAGGTTGGTAAGAGGTCGTTCAGGAGTATGAACGAAAGGAAATTACGGCAAGAGATGGAGCTGAAGCAGTCCTAA